TTGAGCTATTGAACTGTAGTCAGGACACCATGGACAAGAGCAATTTCTCTCGGGATTCGTCGGCCGCTCGCAGCTGGAACGGTTTACCGAGAACTTTGTCCCTGTAGAGGTTCCTATATGCGCGGATGCCGTGCTCCGAGCGACAGGCCGTGGCCCTGTCCGTAGCGATGACTAGGAATTCGGAGGCAGGACTTGACTTCTAAATCTATATAGTTAGCTTTACTGCATGGAGAATTTGGGACGCGTAACGCCAGCCACCGCGCAGGTGTTGGAGGCGCTGCTGTCCGCGGAAAGCGTTTGGGGGCTCCAGATCGTTAAGGACACGGGCAAGAAGCCTGGGACGGTTTATCCGATTCTGGATCGCCTCGAATCGGCGGGGTGGGTTCAGGGGGAATGGGACACAACGGAGATCCGCAAAGGACCTCGTCGGCGTTATTACCGGCTGATGGCTGAAGCCCGTCCGTTGGCGCAACAGTACGTCAGAGAGCAGCAGTCAAAGCTCCCTTCGACACCCCGGCCGTCGCCTGCGATGCGTGTGAACCAGTGGTGCGGGGCATGAGACGGGATGAGGCCGTTCTGGCCGTTTGCGTGGCATTGACGCCGCGGCGGCTCCGGGCCCTCCGGGAAGAACAGTGGAGGGCGGATCTTCGGGATGGTCCCGGGATGGGCATATCAACATCTGCCCTGCTGCTTGGTGCGGTTTGTTCATCAGTGACCGCCAGGTTTCACGAGTCGCTACACCGCGGCGGCATCCTGCTGTCGCGTTTCGCCAAGGGGGAAAACATGAAACTTGTAATGTGCACGATGGGCGCGGCCGTAGTGATTATCGCGGCGGTAGCTGTTGGGATCCAGACGACTGCGAAGGCGGAGACGCCCTTGGTTAAAGCGCCAATGGAAAATCGCGGGATCGCCGGCTACGAGGGGTGGTGGAATTCAACCCCCGTCTCGGGAAATACCGAAGGGCTGCCGCAGGAAACGGTGGCCGTGAACACCACTACAGGCAAAATCGTCGACGCCAACAACAGGGCGAGAAACGACGCCGGCCAAGTCACATTGATCTCGGACGTCGACTTCGACGTCGTCCCCGACCCGAACTGGCCCGCAAGTTCAATAGTCATCATCGATACCGCTTCCGGCAAAGTCATCGAAGATTTCCTGGTTGACGAGAGAGGGGCTCCCATCATCTTCGATGAGAAAGGGCAGCCCATCCGGATACCCTAATTTCCGAATGGAAGTTGAAACCGGCAGTTCAGAGCTCCGGCTCAGCGCCGTCTCGGATTAACGGTTACGCGTGGACTTGAGACCGACTCTCAAGTCCATGTATGCGGTC
The window above is part of the Pseudarthrobacter sp. IC2-21 genome. Proteins encoded here:
- a CDS encoding PadR family transcriptional regulator — translated: MENLGRVTPATAQVLEALLSAESVWGLQIVKDTGKKPGTVYPILDRLESAGWVQGEWDTTEIRKGPRRRYYRLMAEARPLAQQYVREQQSKLPSTPRPSPAMRVNQWCGA